In a single window of the Xylanimonas protaetiae genome:
- a CDS encoding helix-turn-helix transcriptional regulator, whose translation MRRSTSVPLVAREAEVATFRRALARAGEGRPGVLLVGADAGVGKTRLVTHLAGLAEQAGARVVVAHCVDLGEVGIPFLPFSEALALLRDDGGAVEAAIRERPALGRLLDPGVAPAAQVDDVAERLQLLDGIRCCLGEAGRAGAPLVLVLEDLHWAEPSTRDVLRFLVARLRAEHLLIVGTFRTDDLDRRHPLRPVLAELYRQPAVERVDLEPFTADELRRFTTALAEAPLPDAEFEQVRSRSEGNAFFAEELLGADGPSEGLPWSLSDVLHARLQRLDPTVHELARVASVAGRLVKEDLLRATAARTRTFEDPAVLDAALRDAVAHQVFEVEGSKLAFRHALLAEALYLDLLPGEQSRLHRAYLATLTDDPSLGGPAQRAHHALRGHDLPTALAASHEAAARAARVLAPDEELRHLEQVLSLWDAVPDAEALTGADKADVALAASEAASRAGLFSRADQLARRAVEHLDEDKHRQAVARDLLARHLLDEDRIDDAYEQAELAVAQLEAEDPSPALAWATARRARVLLNLERDDEAAAAATQAVEVAFAVGAPGAEADALTTLAILEADDPDAAATLLATARARAADAGELLAELRTTQNLSTTHFYGGDLDRADAVVSEGVERADSTGLSWSSAGQQLHVLDELFRYVRGDLAARPLPAGLPAPAVPFLASVQLYAAVARGDADAIARCEALRPAWERDGQIALYAGGTLVDALTWAGRHDDAVATAVEVAEFLGTVWSEFFLGRIWISALALAALADAAELVPAGSGARERDAARARLLEVGGTLGEVAHTTAVRGRPRGGQLGPEGRAWLLRADAELARLRAAASGAPADPALWEATVREFGYGYRYEEARSRFRWAQALHAVADGAAAAREAAVALAEADAMGAAPLAGAVREWARRARVVVPGTPRRAHEAVLTDREEEVLSLVAEGLSNRQIGERLFISTKTVSVHVSNLLAKLGVSGRAEAVDVAHRRGLLSV comes from the coding sequence GTGCGCCGTTCCACGAGTGTGCCGCTGGTGGCCCGCGAGGCCGAGGTCGCGACGTTCCGCCGCGCCCTGGCGCGCGCGGGCGAGGGCCGGCCGGGCGTGCTGCTCGTGGGCGCCGACGCCGGGGTGGGCAAGACGCGCCTCGTCACGCACCTGGCCGGGCTCGCCGAGCAGGCGGGCGCGCGCGTCGTCGTCGCGCACTGCGTGGACCTCGGCGAGGTGGGCATCCCGTTCCTGCCGTTCTCGGAGGCGCTCGCGCTGCTGCGCGACGACGGCGGCGCCGTCGAGGCGGCGATCCGCGAGCGCCCCGCGCTCGGCCGGCTCCTCGACCCCGGGGTCGCGCCCGCCGCGCAGGTGGACGACGTCGCGGAGCGGCTCCAGCTGCTCGACGGCATCCGCTGCTGCCTGGGCGAGGCGGGCCGGGCCGGGGCACCGCTCGTGCTGGTGCTCGAGGACCTGCACTGGGCGGAGCCGTCGACGCGCGACGTGCTGCGCTTCCTCGTGGCGCGGCTGCGGGCCGAGCACCTGCTCATCGTGGGCACGTTCCGCACGGACGACCTGGACCGGCGCCACCCGCTGCGGCCGGTGCTCGCGGAGCTGTACCGCCAGCCGGCGGTCGAGCGCGTCGACCTGGAGCCGTTCACGGCCGACGAGCTGCGCCGGTTCACCACCGCGCTCGCGGAGGCGCCGCTGCCCGACGCCGAGTTCGAGCAGGTGCGGAGCCGGTCGGAGGGGAACGCGTTCTTCGCAGAGGAGCTGCTCGGCGCGGACGGCCCGTCGGAGGGCCTGCCGTGGTCGCTCAGCGACGTGCTGCACGCGCGCCTCCAGCGCCTCGACCCGACGGTGCACGAGCTGGCCCGCGTCGCGTCGGTGGCGGGCCGCCTCGTCAAGGAGGACCTGCTGCGCGCGACGGCGGCCCGGACGCGCACGTTCGAGGACCCCGCGGTGCTCGACGCGGCGCTGCGCGACGCCGTCGCGCACCAGGTCTTCGAGGTCGAGGGCAGCAAGCTGGCGTTCCGGCACGCGCTGCTCGCCGAGGCGCTCTACCTGGACCTGCTGCCGGGAGAACAGTCGCGGCTGCACCGCGCCTACCTGGCCACGCTGACCGACGACCCGTCGCTGGGCGGCCCCGCGCAGCGCGCGCACCACGCCCTCCGGGGCCACGACCTGCCGACGGCGCTCGCCGCGTCCCACGAGGCCGCCGCCCGGGCGGCGCGCGTGCTCGCCCCCGACGAGGAGCTCCGCCACCTCGAGCAGGTGCTCTCGCTGTGGGACGCCGTGCCCGACGCGGAGGCGCTCACGGGCGCCGACAAGGCCGACGTCGCGCTCGCCGCGTCCGAGGCGGCCAGCCGCGCCGGCCTGTTCTCGCGCGCGGACCAGCTCGCGCGCCGCGCCGTCGAGCATCTCGACGAGGACAAGCACCGGCAGGCCGTGGCACGCGACCTGCTCGCGCGGCACCTGCTCGACGAGGACCGCATCGACGACGCGTACGAGCAGGCGGAGCTCGCCGTCGCGCAGCTCGAGGCGGAGGACCCGTCGCCGGCCCTCGCGTGGGCCACCGCGCGGCGCGCCCGCGTGCTGCTCAACCTGGAGCGCGACGACGAGGCCGCCGCCGCCGCGACGCAGGCCGTGGAGGTCGCGTTCGCGGTGGGCGCGCCCGGCGCGGAGGCCGACGCCCTGACGACGCTCGCGATCCTCGAGGCCGACGACCCGGACGCCGCGGCCACGCTCCTGGCCACGGCCCGCGCCCGCGCGGCCGACGCCGGCGAGCTGCTCGCCGAGCTGCGCACGACGCAGAACCTGTCGACCACGCACTTCTACGGCGGCGACCTCGACCGCGCGGACGCCGTGGTCTCCGAGGGGGTCGAGCGCGCGGACTCGACCGGCCTGTCGTGGAGCTCGGCGGGGCAGCAGCTCCACGTGCTCGACGAGCTGTTCCGCTACGTGCGCGGCGACCTCGCCGCGCGGCCGCTCCCCGCGGGCCTGCCCGCCCCGGCCGTCCCGTTCCTCGCGTCCGTGCAGCTCTACGCGGCCGTCGCGCGCGGCGACGCCGACGCCATCGCCCGCTGCGAGGCGCTGCGCCCCGCGTGGGAGCGCGACGGCCAGATCGCCCTGTACGCGGGCGGCACGCTCGTGGACGCGCTCACCTGGGCGGGCCGGCACGACGACGCCGTCGCGACCGCCGTCGAGGTCGCGGAGTTCCTCGGCACGGTGTGGTCCGAGTTCTTCCTGGGCCGCATCTGGATCAGCGCGCTCGCGCTCGCCGCCCTGGCCGACGCCGCCGAGCTCGTCCCGGCGGGCTCGGGCGCGCGGGAGCGCGACGCGGCCCGGGCGCGGCTGCTCGAGGTGGGCGGCACGCTGGGCGAGGTCGCGCACACCACCGCCGTCCGCGGTCGCCCGCGCGGCGGGCAGCTCGGGCCCGAGGGCCGCGCGTGGCTGCTGCGCGCCGACGCCGAGCTGGCCCGGCTGCGCGCCGCGGCGTCGGGCGCCCCCGCGGACCCGGCGCTGTGGGAGGCCACGGTGCGCGAGTTCGGCTACGGCTACCGGTACGAGGAGGCCCGCTCGCGGTTCCGCTGGGCGCAGGCGCTGCACGCCGTCGCCGACGGCGCGGCCGCCGCGCGAGAGGCCGCCGTCGCGCTCGCGGAGGCCGACGCCATGGGTGCCGCGCCGCTGGCCGGGGCCGTGCGCGAGTGGGCGCGCCGGGCCCGCGTCGTCGTGCCCGGGACGCCGCGCCGGGCGCACGAGGCCGTGCTCACGGACCGCGAGGAGGAGGTGCTCTCCCTGGTGGCCGAGGGGCTGTCCAACCGGCAGATCGGCGAGCGGCTCTTCATCAGCACCAAGACGGTGAGCGTCCACGTGTCCAACCTGCTGGCGAAGCTCGGCGTCTCGGGGCGGGCCGAGGCCGTCGACGTCGCCCACCGGCGCGGGCTGCTGAGCGTGTGA
- a CDS encoding HU family DNA-binding protein — translation MSLNKSELVSAIAAKSELTKAQAEDALNAFQEVLVESLAKGEAVKLTGLLSVERVERAARTGRNPRTGEEIQIPAGFGVKVSAGSVLKKAVSE, via the coding sequence ATGTCGCTCAACAAGTCCGAGCTCGTCTCGGCGATCGCCGCCAAGTCTGAGCTCACCAAGGCTCAGGCCGAGGACGCCCTCAACGCCTTCCAGGAGGTGCTGGTGGAGTCGCTCGCGAAGGGCGAGGCCGTGAAGCTCACGGGCCTGCTCTCGGTCGAGCGCGTCGAGCGTGCCGCCCGCACGGGTCGCAACCCGCGCACGGGCGAGGAGATCCAGATCCCCGCCGGCTTCGGCGTGAAGGTCTCCGCCGGTTCGGTCCTGAAGAAGGCCGTCTCCGAGTGA
- a CDS encoding penicillin-binding transpeptidase domain-containing protein: MRATTSSGIARIQRPRPERDRALRPGAVARRRRPRIVALVLGPVLALPLAACTGSDIPSVDKAADAFVGALQSGSFDGVDLHQDTSADPQTQRSEILEPLLTAAGAEKPDVVVHKVTTVETGDDKGRKATAELQWTWPLGGDATWTYLTDAELTYVEPEKDSDQPGYWSTLWQPDVLVPGLQPGERLKVDRVAPVRGDILDGAGEPLVTTRDVLRIGIDKTHASAAEWDGAARALAQLANDGGITVDADAYAAKVAKAGAKAFVDLVTVRKESPQIDVGAARLTKGVGVIEGQAALAPTSTFARAILGRSGEATEEIITGSDGRVKQGDVTGLSGLQKQYDVQLTGSPGILVTAVDPQDDATEPRELYKKEAVNGTSLQTTFDVGLQERAESVLASTTSAAAIVAIRPSTGDVLAAASGPGSKGLDTALLGKYAPGSTFKVVDALAFGRKGITPDTTIPCTPTITVNGREFQNVPEYPSSALGDIPLRTAIAHSCNTAMISQHDVVAQQDLVTAAQDLGLGVETPVGAPVFYGNVPSDATPAQHAATLIGQDRIEASPFTMARIAASVAAGKRVDPVLVKPATPATAKDVPTSALTAAEADTLRQLMGGVVENGSASVLQDVPGIVGAKTGTAQFGDGTQQHTWMIAIAGDLAVAVFVEVGDRGSTTSGPLMHAFLTGS; this comes from the coding sequence GTGCGTGCGACCACCTCGTCCGGTATCGCCCGGATCCAGCGTCCCCGTCCTGAGCGAGACCGCGCCCTGCGCCCGGGCGCCGTGGCGCGGCGCCGTCGCCCGCGCATCGTCGCGCTGGTGCTGGGTCCCGTGCTCGCGCTGCCGCTCGCGGCCTGCACCGGGTCCGACATCCCGTCCGTCGACAAGGCCGCCGACGCGTTCGTGGGCGCCCTGCAGAGCGGCTCGTTCGACGGTGTCGACCTCCACCAGGACACCTCGGCCGACCCGCAGACCCAGCGCAGCGAGATCCTCGAGCCGCTGCTGACCGCGGCGGGCGCCGAGAAGCCCGACGTCGTCGTCCACAAGGTGACCACGGTCGAGACGGGCGACGACAAGGGGCGCAAGGCCACCGCCGAGCTGCAGTGGACGTGGCCGCTGGGCGGCGACGCCACCTGGACGTACCTGACCGACGCCGAGCTCACCTACGTCGAGCCGGAGAAGGACTCCGACCAGCCGGGGTACTGGTCCACGCTGTGGCAGCCCGACGTCCTCGTGCCCGGCCTCCAGCCGGGCGAGCGCCTCAAGGTGGACCGGGTCGCGCCCGTGCGCGGCGACATCCTCGACGGCGCGGGCGAGCCCCTGGTCACGACGCGCGACGTGCTGCGGATCGGCATCGACAAGACGCACGCCTCGGCGGCCGAGTGGGACGGGGCCGCGCGCGCGCTCGCCCAGCTCGCCAACGACGGCGGCATCACGGTCGACGCCGACGCCTACGCGGCGAAGGTCGCCAAGGCCGGCGCCAAGGCGTTCGTCGACCTCGTGACGGTGCGCAAGGAGTCGCCGCAGATCGACGTCGGCGCCGCGCGGCTGACCAAGGGCGTCGGCGTCATCGAGGGCCAGGCGGCGCTCGCTCCGACGTCGACGTTCGCCCGCGCCATCCTCGGCCGGTCGGGCGAGGCGACCGAGGAGATCATCACCGGGTCGGACGGCCGCGTGAAGCAGGGCGACGTCACCGGCCTCTCGGGCCTGCAGAAGCAGTACGACGTGCAGCTCACCGGCTCGCCCGGGATCCTCGTCACCGCCGTCGACCCGCAGGACGACGCGACCGAGCCCCGCGAGCTGTACAAGAAGGAAGCGGTGAACGGTACGTCGCTGCAGACGACGTTCGACGTCGGCCTCCAGGAGCGGGCGGAGTCCGTGCTCGCGAGCACGACGTCGGCCGCGGCGATCGTCGCGATCCGGCCGTCCACCGGTGACGTGCTCGCGGCGGCGTCGGGCCCGGGCAGCAAGGGCCTCGACACCGCGCTGCTCGGCAAGTACGCCCCCGGCTCGACGTTCAAGGTCGTGGACGCGCTCGCGTTCGGCCGCAAGGGCATCACGCCCGACACCACCATCCCCTGCACGCCGACCATCACGGTCAACGGGCGCGAGTTCCAGAACGTGCCGGAGTACCCGTCGAGCGCGCTCGGCGACATCCCGCTGCGCACCGCCATCGCGCACTCGTGCAACACGGCGATGATCAGCCAGCACGACGTCGTCGCGCAGCAGGACCTCGTGACCGCCGCGCAGGACCTCGGCCTGGGCGTCGAGACGCCCGTCGGTGCCCCGGTGTTCTACGGCAACGTGCCGAGCGACGCGACGCCCGCGCAGCACGCGGCCACCCTCATCGGGCAGGACCGCATCGAGGCGTCGCCGTTCACGATGGCCCGGATCGCGGCGTCCGTCGCGGCCGGCAAGCGCGTCGACCCGGTGCTCGTGAAGCCCGCGACGCCCGCCACGGCGAAGGACGTCCCGACGTCGGCGCTCACGGCGGCCGAGGCCGACACGCTGCGCCAGCTCATGGGCGGGGTCGTGGAGAACGGCTCCGCGTCGGTCCTCCAGGACGTCCCCGGCATCGTCGGCGCCAAGACCGGCACGGCCCAGTTCGGCGACGGCACGCAGCAGCACACGTGGATGATCGCCATCGCCGGTGACCTCGCGGTGGCCGTGTTCGTCGAGGTGGGCGACCGGGGGTCGACGACGTCGGGGCCGCTCATGCACGCGTTCCTCACGGGCAGCTGA
- a CDS encoding NAD(+) synthase, producing the protein MGSGGFWSSYSHGFARVAAVTVPVRVADPAANATAVVEQARACHDEGVAVAVFPELCLTGYAIDDLLLQDPLLEAAADALADVVAASVDLMTVLVVGLPLEAGNRVLNCAAVVHRGQVLGVAPKSYLPNYREFYERRWFAPGDDRRGATVRVLGEDVPFGPDLVFEASDVAGLKVHVEVCEDMWVPVPPSAEAALAGATVLLNLSASPITVARAEDRRLLVRSASARCSAAYVYAAASQGESSTDLSWDGQTMVYECGDLLGESERFPDGPRRTVVDVDLDRLRQERLRQGSFDDNRRALSARADGFRTVGFELAPPSSDIGLRRKVDRFPFVPDDAERLALDCYEAYNIQVTALEQRLTSIGQPKIVIGVSGGLDSTHALIVAAKAMDRLGRPRSDILAYTLPGFATGTATKDRAWRLGRSLGVAFEEIDIRPAATQMLTDMGHPFGRGEPVYDVTFENVQAGLRTDYLFRLANHLGGIVLGTGDLSELALGWATYGVGDQMSHYVINSGVPKTLIQHLIRWVISTSQFGSDTDDVLAEILDQEISPELVPAGADGALQSTEAKIGPYALQDFTLYWTLRHGLRPSKIAFLQWHAWHDAAAGEWPPGFPHDDRSAYDLATIRSWMELFFRRFFANQFKRSAIPNGPKVSAGGTLSPRGDWRMPSDASAAAWLADLENVPATR; encoded by the coding sequence ATGGGTTCTGGTGGTTTCTGGTCCTCGTACTCCCACGGGTTCGCGCGGGTCGCGGCCGTGACCGTGCCGGTGCGGGTCGCCGACCCGGCGGCCAACGCGACTGCGGTGGTCGAGCAGGCGCGGGCGTGCCACGACGAGGGCGTCGCGGTCGCGGTGTTCCCCGAGCTGTGCCTCACGGGCTACGCGATCGACGACCTGCTCTTGCAGGACCCGCTGCTGGAGGCCGCGGCCGACGCGCTGGCCGACGTCGTCGCGGCCTCCGTCGACCTCATGACGGTGCTCGTGGTGGGCCTGCCTCTCGAGGCGGGCAACCGGGTGCTGAACTGCGCCGCCGTCGTGCACCGGGGGCAGGTGCTGGGCGTCGCGCCCAAGTCGTACCTGCCGAACTACCGCGAGTTCTACGAGCGGCGCTGGTTCGCGCCCGGCGACGACCGGCGCGGGGCGACCGTCCGCGTGCTGGGCGAGGACGTGCCGTTCGGCCCCGACCTGGTCTTCGAGGCGTCCGACGTCGCGGGCCTCAAGGTGCACGTCGAGGTGTGCGAGGACATGTGGGTGCCCGTCCCGCCGTCGGCGGAGGCGGCCCTGGCCGGGGCGACCGTGCTGCTCAACCTCTCGGCGTCGCCCATCACGGTGGCGCGGGCCGAGGACCGTCGGCTGCTCGTGCGCAGCGCGAGCGCCCGGTGCAGCGCCGCCTACGTGTACGCCGCGGCGTCGCAGGGCGAGTCGAGCACGGACCTCTCGTGGGACGGCCAGACGATGGTCTACGAGTGCGGCGACCTGCTCGGCGAGTCCGAGCGGTTCCCGGACGGGCCGCGCCGCACGGTCGTCGACGTCGACCTGGACCGGCTGCGGCAGGAGCGCCTGCGCCAGGGCTCGTTCGACGACAACCGCCGGGCGCTCTCGGCCCGCGCCGACGGCTTCCGCACGGTCGGCTTCGAGCTCGCCCCGCCGTCGTCGGACATCGGGCTGCGGCGCAAGGTGGACCGCTTCCCGTTCGTGCCCGACGACGCCGAGCGCCTCGCGCTCGACTGCTACGAGGCCTACAACATCCAGGTCACCGCGCTGGAGCAGCGGCTCACCTCGATCGGGCAGCCGAAGATCGTCATCGGCGTCTCGGGCGGCCTCGACTCGACGCACGCGCTCATCGTCGCGGCCAAGGCGATGGACCGCCTCGGCCGGCCCCGGTCGGACATCCTCGCCTACACGCTCCCCGGCTTCGCGACCGGGACGGCGACGAAGGACCGCGCGTGGCGGCTCGGGCGCTCGCTCGGGGTCGCCTTCGAGGAGATCGACATCCGGCCCGCGGCCACGCAGATGCTCACCGACATGGGCCACCCGTTCGGCCGGGGCGAGCCCGTGTACGACGTGACGTTCGAAAACGTACAAGCCGGCCTGCGCACCGACTACCTGTTCCGGCTCGCGAACCACCTCGGCGGCATCGTGCTCGGCACGGGCGACCTGTCGGAGCTCGCGCTGGGGTGGGCGACGTACGGCGTCGGCGACCAGATGTCGCACTACGTCATCAACTCCGGGGTGCCGAAGACGCTCATCCAGCACCTGATCCGGTGGGTCATCTCGACGTCGCAGTTCGGCTCCGACACCGACGACGTCCTGGCCGAGATCCTCGACCAGGAGATCTCCCCCGAGCTCGTGCCCGCGGGCGCGGACGGGGCGCTGCAGTCCACCGAGGCGAAGATCGGCCCGTACGCGCTCCAGGACTTCACGCTCTACTGGACGCTGCGCCACGGCCTGCGCCCGTCGAAGATCGCCTTCCTGCAGTGGCACGCGTGGCACGACGCCGCGGCAGGCGAGTGGCCGCCCGGGTTCCCGCACGACGATCGGTCCGCGTACGACCTGGCGACCATCCGGTCGTGGATGGAGCTGTTCTTCCGGCGGTTCTTCGCCAACCAGTTCAAGCGCTCGGCGATCCCGAACGGCCCGAAGGTCTCGGCCGGTGGCACGCTCTCGCCGCGCGGCGACTGGCGCATGCCGTCGGACGCGTCCGCGGCGGCGTGGCTGGCGGACCTGGAGAACGTTCCCGCGACCCGTTGA
- a CDS encoding copper resistance CopC family protein, protein MAFQRSARVLLLSLVGAGLALVGLAGPAAAHDRLVSTDPADGSTVVVLPAALTLEFNEAVLPTGTQVVVTSGGADVGASAPQVDDATVTVPLPPDLANGDYDVAWRVVSADGHPIEGSFRFVLAVPGADPETPTPVATPTPVASEAADQPTDAASAVAAGDAAASPTPTEAPAPGDAGARGPLVGVVVALAVAGTVAALMLRRQRGSRVYGPPGQS, encoded by the coding sequence ATGGCGTTCCAGCGTTCTGCCCGGGTCCTCCTGCTGAGCCTCGTCGGTGCGGGCCTCGCGCTCGTCGGGCTCGCCGGCCCGGCTGCCGCGCACGACAGGCTCGTGTCGACCGACCCCGCCGACGGGTCCACCGTCGTCGTCCTCCCGGCCGCACTCACGCTCGAGTTCAACGAGGCCGTGCTGCCCACCGGCACGCAGGTGGTGGTCACCTCGGGCGGCGCCGACGTCGGGGCATCCGCGCCGCAGGTCGACGACGCCACCGTGACCGTCCCGCTGCCGCCCGACCTGGCGAACGGCGACTACGACGTCGCCTGGCGCGTCGTCTCCGCCGACGGCCACCCCATCGAGGGCTCGTTCCGGTTCGTGCTCGCCGTCCCGGGCGCGGACCCGGAAACGCCGACGCCCGTCGCGACGCCGACGCCCGTCGCCTCCGAGGCGGCGGACCAGCCCACGGACGCCGCGTCCGCCGTCGCGGCCGGGGACGCTGCGGCGTCCCCGACGCCGACCGAGGCGCCCGCCCCTGGCGACGCCGGCGCTCGCGGCCCGCTCGTCGGGGTGGTCGTCGCCCTGGCCGTCGCGGGCACGGTGGCCGCGCTGATGCTGCGCCGCCAGCGCGGCTCGCGCGTCTACGGCCCGCCCGGGCAGTCCTAG
- a CDS encoding transcriptional regulator, with protein MSAHAPRPDADADAAVVPRFDELIHPATRLQLAAALAAADWAEFAFLREKLRLSDSALSKQLSALEDAGYVTTERVLDGGRHRLRARLTPAGRAALRGHLAALQQLVADA; from the coding sequence GTGAGCGCGCACGCCCCGCGGCCCGACGCCGACGCCGACGCCGCCGTCGTCCCCCGGTTCGACGAGCTGATCCACCCGGCCACGCGGCTCCAGCTCGCCGCGGCGCTCGCCGCGGCGGACTGGGCGGAGTTCGCCTTCCTGCGCGAGAAGCTCCGGCTGTCCGACTCGGCGCTGTCCAAGCAGCTCAGCGCCCTGGAGGACGCGGGCTACGTGACGACGGAGCGGGTGCTGGACGGCGGCCGCCACCGGCTGCGCGCCCGGCTCACGCCTGCGGGGCGGGCGGCGCTGAGGGGCCACCTGGCGGCGCTGCAACAGCTCGTCGCAGACGCCTGA
- a CDS encoding SpoIIE family protein phosphatase, with product MATNAQAASQPRLGLTHADDAFDRIARLVRRQLDVSMATVALVAPDGLVLPGALGMPEPYQTTRRLDHAATLTQRVVETGSPIVLRDVTTNPEAAAVCRLFGAGNGAVVVLPVHAADDVPVGALVAMDTSPREWTGADLATLADLAASCSGEIRLRTERERARQAERAARREQRRSQLLLSLSEAFAGATTAVQVERALRGVVARGTGASASYLALVEPDGRGVTFVSGVPDIAPQAAGGGGSINPLRARTDSNLPVCEVARTGVPLFFAGAGELLARYPGLAGLLRNDGACSVLPVHADGRVVAVVCTRWDMPRAHDADTSSLEATLTPYVAHALDRVALLEARRQVATTLQDALLTDPPAVAHLDIATTYEPATRTDQVGGDWYDVVAVDDDTTLLMIGDVAGHDMQAAAHMGQLRSMLRALAWSHDETPSVLLTLLDRVNHQLGPRAGATAVVVRLERLPVVGEHPHTPGTYAVTWSNAGHPPPLVLRADGTVEVLRPKSDLLLGVVPAVERTDHATMLRPGETLLLYTDGLVEARGTMLIDRIDLLARTLRASASVATAALPGTLVRALVPALAPQRDDVAVLAVRARVAAVPDFASSEAAASLAVLSEESAASAASASTPPSPDDAAPSVGSVVRAERRVAESLAELGPARRWIDDILETSGVAQRERRTAMLLSSELLTNALEHGGGPVTAMVEVDAVTALVRVGVRDASRVRPQLRHPEPHELSGRGVEFLERLAARWGVIDHAGTETVGRHGQDLTGKTVWFELRPGQRVRPRA from the coding sequence ATGGCCACGAACGCGCAGGCTGCCTCGCAGCCCCGCCTGGGCCTCACGCACGCCGACGACGCGTTCGACCGCATCGCACGGCTCGTGCGCCGCCAGCTCGACGTCTCCATGGCGACCGTCGCGCTCGTCGCCCCCGACGGCCTCGTGCTCCCCGGCGCCCTGGGCATGCCCGAGCCGTACCAGACCACGCGCCGCCTCGACCACGCGGCCACGCTCACGCAGCGCGTCGTCGAGACCGGCAGCCCGATCGTGCTCCGGGACGTCACGACGAACCCCGAGGCGGCCGCGGTGTGCCGGCTCTTCGGGGCGGGCAACGGCGCCGTCGTCGTGCTGCCGGTGCACGCGGCCGACGACGTCCCCGTCGGCGCGCTCGTCGCCATGGACACCTCGCCGCGCGAGTGGACGGGGGCCGACCTCGCCACGCTCGCCGACCTCGCGGCGTCGTGCTCCGGCGAGATCCGGCTGCGCACGGAGCGCGAGCGCGCGCGGCAGGCGGAGCGCGCGGCCCGCCGGGAGCAGCGGCGCTCGCAGCTGCTGCTGAGCCTGTCGGAGGCGTTCGCGGGCGCGACGACGGCCGTGCAGGTCGAGCGGGCGCTGCGCGGCGTCGTCGCGCGCGGGACGGGCGCGTCCGCGAGCTACCTCGCGCTCGTCGAGCCCGACGGGCGCGGGGTGACGTTCGTCTCGGGCGTGCCGGACATCGCGCCCCAGGCGGCGGGCGGCGGCGGGTCGATCAACCCGCTGCGGGCGCGGACCGACTCGAACCTGCCGGTCTGCGAGGTGGCCCGCACGGGCGTCCCCCTGTTCTTCGCAGGGGCCGGAGAGCTGCTCGCGCGCTACCCCGGCCTGGCGGGGCTGCTGCGCAACGACGGCGCGTGCTCGGTCCTGCCCGTGCACGCCGACGGCCGCGTCGTCGCGGTCGTCTGCACGCGGTGGGACATGCCGCGCGCGCACGACGCCGACACCTCGTCGCTCGAGGCGACGCTGACGCCGTACGTCGCGCACGCCCTGGACCGCGTCGCGCTGCTGGAGGCGCGCCGGCAGGTGGCCACGACGCTGCAGGACGCGCTGCTCACCGACCCGCCGGCGGTCGCGCACCTCGACATCGCGACGACGTACGAGCCCGCGACGCGCACCGACCAGGTGGGCGGCGACTGGTACGACGTCGTCGCCGTCGACGACGACACGACGCTGCTGATGATCGGCGACGTCGCCGGGCACGACATGCAGGCCGCCGCGCACATGGGCCAGCTGCGCTCCATGCTGCGCGCGCTCGCGTGGAGCCACGACGAGACGCCGTCGGTGCTGCTGACCCTGCTCGACCGGGTGAACCACCAGCTCGGGCCGCGGGCGGGCGCGACGGCCGTCGTCGTCCGGCTGGAACGGCTGCCCGTCGTCGGCGAGCACCCGCACACGCCGGGGACGTACGCCGTGACCTGGTCGAACGCCGGGCACCCGCCGCCGCTCGTGCTGCGCGCGGACGGCACCGTGGAGGTGCTGCGCCCGAAGTCGGACCTGCTGCTGGGGGTGGTGCCGGCCGTCGAGCGCACCGACCACGCCACGATGCTGCGGCCCGGCGAGACGCTGCTGCTGTACACGGACGGGCTCGTCGAGGCGCGCGGGACGATGCTCATCGACCGGATCGACCTGCTCGCCCGGACGCTGCGCGCGTCGGCGTCCGTCGCGACCGCCGCGCTGCCGGGCACGCTCGTGCGCGCGCTCGTGCCCGCGCTCGCGCCGCAGCGCGACGACGTCGCGGTGCTCGCCGTGCGGGCGCGCGTCGCGGCCGTCCCCGACTTCGCGTCCTCGGAGGCGGCGGCGTCGCTGGCCGTCCTCTCGGAGGAGTCGGCGGCGTCCGCGGCGTCGGCGTCGACTCCACCGTCGCCCGACGACGCGGCGCCGTCCGTCGGCTCGGTGGTGCGGGCCGAGCGGCGGGTCGCGGAGTCGCTGGCGGAGCTGGGGCCCGCGCGGCGCTGGATCGACGACATCCTCGAGACGTCCGGGGTGGCGCAGCGCGAGCGGCGCACCGCCATGCTGCTCTCGAGCGAGCTGCTCACCAACGCCCTCGAGCACGGGGGCGGACCCGTGACGGCGATGGTCGAGGTGGACGCCGTGACCGCGCTCGTGCGCGTGGGCGTGCGCGACGCCTCCCGCGTGCGCCCGCAGCTGCGCCACCCCGAGCCGCACGAGCTGTCGGGACGCGGCGTGGAGTTCCTCGAGCGGCTCGCGGCGCGGTGGGGCGTCATCGACCACGCGGGCACCGAGACCGTGGGACGGCACGGTCAGGACCTCACCGGCAAGACGGTGTGGTTCGAGCTGCGACCCGGGCAGCGTGTCAGACCCCGGGCGTAG